One window from the genome of Leptolyngbyaceae cyanobacterium encodes:
- a CDS encoding NB-ARC domain-containing protein, with protein MNLKEMLKFADEIVFAKTGQHLDDLQEAILRGTLQHETYKEIAKDFDCSESRVREVGAELWQILSEQLGEEVNKSNFRSTMERLQVSIFSYFAPQQDCVQISCVNYCAEARHPPDIPNARAHNEGTANSKQTNASHHDLSEMPELGDFYNRTSELDTLKTWILQQRCRLIALTGISGIGKTALTVQLVQQIKDEFEYVIWCNLDESYTLDELQHKLIQFFLQSENLNNPATNPKLLPLIKYLQKYRCLVILDDIHHLFSSGELAGKYKPGYEEYRTLFKQIETLSHQSCFLLIGWEQPREIPQVKKQNTPIRTLQLTGLDLAAAREILKDYGLAESDNYSALIHCYQGNPLWIKSVSNFIQELEISLNQLSDDTILLPEDLKDILQQQFSRLSEIEKQAISLLAEENEPITLAKLLEKGRISSSDLLNALQSLSRRCLIEQQGSFYILPPVLRQYIKGV; from the coding sequence ATGAATCTTAAAGAAATGTTAAAATTCGCTGATGAGATAGTATTCGCCAAAACGGGTCAGCACCTTGATGATTTGCAAGAAGCGATATTGCGGGGTACTCTACAACATGAGACATATAAGGAAATAGCAAAAGATTTTGATTGTTCTGAAAGTCGTGTTAGAGAAGTGGGAGCGGAATTATGGCAGATACTTTCAGAACAGTTAGGGGAAGAAGTTAATAAATCGAATTTTCGCTCAACAATGGAGAGATTGCAAGTCTCCATATTTTCATATTTTGCACCACAACAAGACTGTGTACAAATAAGTTGCGTTAATTATTGTGCAGAAGCTAGACACCCGCCAGATATACCAAACGCACGCGCACATAATGAGGGAACAGCTAACTCGAAACAAACTAACGCATCACATCACGATTTAAGCGAAATGCCAGAGTTGGGTGATTTTTATAATCGCACTTCCGAACTCGACACCCTTAAAACGTGGATTTTGCAACAACGCTGTCGCTTAATCGCACTTACGGGTATCAGTGGTATTGGCAAAACTGCACTAACTGTGCAACTCGTACAACAAATTAAAGATGAATTTGAATATGTAATTTGGTGCAACCTAGACGAATCTTACACTCTAGACGAATTGCAACATAAACTAATCCAGTTTTTCTTACAGTCAGAAAATCTAAATAACCCTGCAACTAACCCAAAACTTTTACCGCTAATTAAGTATTTACAAAAATATCGCTGTTTAGTAATTTTAGATGATATTCACCACCTTTTCAGTAGCGGCGAATTGGCAGGAAAATATAAACCTGGATACGAAGAATATCGCACTCTATTTAAACAGATAGAAACATTATCCCATCAAAGTTGTTTTTTGTTAATCGGTTGGGAACAGCCTAGAGAAATACCGCAAGTGAAAAAGCAAAATACTCCCATTCGTACCTTACAACTAACTGGTTTAGATCTAGCAGCCGCACGGGAAATACTGAAGGATTACGGTTTAGCAGAAAGCGACAATTACTCAGCGCTGATTCACTGCTACCAAGGCAACCCTTTATGGATAAAAAGCGTAAGTAATTTTATTCAAGAATTGGAAATAAGTCTGAATCAATTATCAGATGACACCATATTATTACCTGAAGATTTGAAAGATATTTTACAGCAGCAGTTTAGCCGTTTATCAGAAATTGAGAAACAAGCTATTTCTTTGTTGGCTGAAGAAAACGAACCAATCACCTTAGCTAAATTGCTAGAAAAGGGCAGAATTTCATCGTCAGATTTATTAAATGCGCTGCAATCTTTATCAAGACGCTGTTTGATAGAACAACAGGGAAGTTTTTACATTTTACCACCTGTATTAAGGCAATATATTAAAGGGGTATAA
- the aqpZ gene encoding aquaporin Z, producing the protein MPIIKRCLAEFIGTFWLVFGGCGSAVLAATFVADAAKISPEISFPLGIGLVGVSLAFGLTVLTMACAIGHISGCHLNPAVSIGLWAGKRFPANDLFPYIGSQVFGAILGAGILYLIATGKPGFDMGGFASNGYGEHSPGKYSLLACFLAEFVLTFIFLMVILGSTDRRAPQGVAPIAIGLALTLIHLISIPVTNTSVNPARSTGPALFVGGWAIAELWLFWVAPILGGLAAGFLYSKVFSEPLLERSSLGKE; encoded by the coding sequence ATGCCAATTATAAAGCGCTGTTTGGCGGAGTTCATAGGCACGTTCTGGCTGGTTTTTGGTGGTTGCGGTAGTGCAGTGCTAGCAGCAACCTTTGTCGCTGATGCGGCAAAAATCAGCCCGGAAATTTCTTTTCCGTTGGGTATTGGGTTGGTTGGTGTTTCTCTTGCATTCGGTTTGACGGTGTTGACGATGGCTTGTGCGATCGGTCATATTTCTGGTTGCCACCTAAACCCGGCTGTTTCGATAGGATTATGGGCAGGTAAACGTTTTCCAGCTAACGATTTGTTCCCCTACATCGGATCGCAAGTATTTGGAGCGATTCTGGGTGCGGGAATTCTCTACTTAATTGCTACTGGTAAGCCAGGATTTGATATGGGTGGATTTGCATCGAATGGCTATGGAGAACACTCTCCTGGTAAATATTCGCTACTTGCTTGCTTTCTGGCAGAGTTTGTCCTGACGTTTATATTTTTGATGGTAATCTTGGGTTCTACCGATCGCCGTGCACCTCAAGGTGTGGCTCCGATCGCGATCGGTTTAGCTCTCACCTTGATTCATTTAATTAGCATTCCGGTTACTAATACTTCAGTCAATCCGGCGCGTAGCACTGGGCCAGCACTTTTCGTCGGTGGGTGGGCGATCGCAGAACTCTGGCTGTTTTGGGTAGCACCGATCTTAGGAGGATTAGCAGCAGGATTTTTATACTCAAAAGTCTTCAGTGAGCCATTACTAGAGCGATCGTCCTTAGGCAAAGAGTAA
- a CDS encoding type II toxin-antitoxin system antitoxin SocA domain-containing protein yields MTTIASATTLSKLVDYFIWFANDVGSYLSNQKLQKLLYYAQAWYLAFEDKPLFDEDFEAWVHGPTIPALFYEYKEQFGFKPILKEVEKPEFTEEVQKFLDELFEEYFFCDAYELELMVRREDPWIKARGDLPKDEPCNAIISKELMREFYKTRVIEET; encoded by the coding sequence ATGACAACAATCGCTTCAGCAACCACACTTTCTAAACTCGTTGATTACTTCATTTGGTTTGCTAATGATGTAGGTTCCTACCTCAGCAATCAAAAGCTACAAAAACTCCTGTATTACGCTCAAGCATGGTATCTAGCATTTGAAGATAAACCCCTGTTTGATGAAGATTTTGAAGCTTGGGTTCATGGCCCAACTATCCCGGCTTTATTTTACGAATACAAAGAGCAATTTGGGTTTAAACCAATACTAAAAGAAGTGGAAAAACCAGAGTTTACAGAGGAAGTACAAAAGTTTTTAGACGAGTTGTTTGAGGAGTATTTCTTTTGCGATGCTTATGAACTAGAATTGATGGTACGTCGCGAAGATCCTTGGATTAAAGCTAGAGGTGACTTACCAAAAGATGAGCCTTGTAATGCTATTATTTCTAAGGAATTAATGAGAGAGTTTTACAAAACCCGTGTCATCGAAGAAACCTAA
- a CDS encoding tetratricopeptide repeat protein — protein sequence MSDTTSLRDRYFSLIDEIVQMTLKGKIRSKQQVYQMLVQGVSKGTGEIFEQALSDRTSEFQAQSKNAVDELKKAKADRSLRAIQTIQAEWERYQAENRVSNAITSATDSIVKAESDNRLSALLLAIDPNQAQPLNLDQIQQLAKALQQQSQTNSHPESSQEIYQLAEGLIQGLQSWQKLQEYLVSWMYEQSRGTLGFEGVPGQKGPWPLWASKVDSRFPKGLFQTLAFNQPIDEFTAKQTPALHEWVELAVILQCLQRGLVNWFDKLVYDAKVGAQLSISTYLTFALIWSQLASGFNAVSQRLTNGCFQINLQILRTLAQQKYFPMYGGIFASFSGDYLRSTLEYLDEPLRRVEGTQEKARILTLLGYSMGAVGQYDRAHSFHQQALEIARSASDIVCEIANLNHISRIYVAQKNYQEAISYSQRALMLSRQNGERLGETNALANLGYSEVLQAQQLEQLEPEVYETAINYLQQGLQLSERLGDAAYGAGFSLQQSKSLCCSSLGIAYMILSQPQTAIPYLESGWQAAQMSGDLYLQGLNLSYLAEANYSLLQIEKAIYSGSLGMYLLEQIGSPQWRQTAGLLTILRGQTGVENFQAILQKYRAQIIPVIGVDGYDHIPELLKQYQG from the coding sequence ATGTCAGACACTACATCCTTGCGCGATCGCTACTTCTCCCTCATCGATGAAATTGTGCAAATGACCCTTAAGGGCAAAATTCGATCGAAACAGCAAGTGTATCAAATGCTGGTGCAAGGGGTTAGCAAGGGAACGGGGGAAATTTTTGAGCAGGCGTTGAGCGATCGCACTAGCGAATTTCAAGCTCAGAGTAAGAATGCGGTTGATGAACTCAAAAAAGCAAAAGCCGATCGCAGTTTGAGAGCGATTCAAACGATTCAAGCGGAATGGGAACGATATCAGGCGGAGAATCGGGTATCGAATGCAATTACCAGCGCAACCGATTCTATTGTAAAAGCGGAATCCGACAACAGATTAAGCGCTTTATTGCTGGCGATCGATCCAAATCAAGCCCAACCATTAAATTTAGACCAAATTCAACAATTAGCAAAAGCGCTTCAGCAACAATCTCAAACAAATTCTCACCCTGAGAGTAGCCAAGAAATTTATCAACTAGCAGAAGGCTTAATTCAAGGTTTGCAATCTTGGCAAAAGTTGCAAGAATATCTAGTTAGTTGGATGTACGAACAAAGCCGAGGGACGCTAGGATTTGAAGGCGTGCCGGGACAAAAAGGCCCTTGGCCATTGTGGGCTTCAAAAGTAGATAGCAGATTTCCTAAAGGATTATTTCAAACATTAGCATTTAATCAACCAATTGATGAATTCACGGCCAAGCAAACTCCTGCTTTGCATGAATGGGTTGAATTGGCAGTAATATTGCAGTGCTTGCAAAGAGGATTAGTAAATTGGTTTGATAAATTAGTTTATGATGCGAAAGTGGGAGCACAACTTTCCATTTCTACCTATCTTACTTTTGCTTTAATTTGGTCGCAATTAGCTAGTGGTTTTAATGCGGTTTCTCAGCGCTTAACTAACGGCTGTTTTCAAATTAACTTGCAAATTCTTCGCACATTAGCTCAACAGAAATATTTTCCCATGTATGGAGGTATATTTGCTTCCTTTAGCGGTGATTATCTCCGCTCTACTTTAGAGTATTTAGATGAACCGTTGCGCCGAGTTGAAGGTACGCAAGAAAAAGCACGGATTTTAACATTATTAGGCTATTCTATGGGAGCCGTCGGCCAATACGATCGCGCTCATTCATTTCATCAACAAGCTCTAGAAATCGCTCGCAGTGCAAGTGATATTGTTTGTGAAATAGCCAACCTTAATCACATCAGCCGCATTTACGTAGCTCAGAAAAATTATCAGGAAGCTATTAGTTACAGCCAACGAGCATTGATGTTAAGCAGGCAAAATGGAGAACGTTTAGGAGAAACAAACGCTCTGGCTAATTTAGGATATAGTGAAGTATTGCAAGCCCAACAATTAGAACAATTAGAACCAGAAGTTTACGAAACTGCGATCAATTATCTACAACAAGGATTGCAGTTATCAGAAAGATTAGGTGATGCTGCTTACGGTGCGGGATTTTCATTACAACAAAGCAAGTCACTTTGTTGCAGTAGTCTTGGTATTGCCTACATGATTTTATCTCAACCACAAACAGCTATTCCATATTTAGAATCGGGATGGCAAGCTGCCCAAATGTCGGGTGATTTGTATCTGCAAGGACTGAATTTAAGTTATTTGGCAGAAGCTAACTATAGTTTGCTGCAAATCGAAAAAGCAATCTATAGTGGTAGTTTGGGAATGTATCTTTTAGAGCAAATCGGTTCTCCTCAGTGGCGACAAACCGCTGGATTGCTGACAATTTTACGAGGCCAAACGGGAGTAGAGAATTTTCAAGCTATTTTGCAGAAATATCGCGCTCAAATCATACCAGTTATTGGTGTAGATGGTTACGATCACATTCCGGAATTGCTCAAACAATATCAAGGTTAG